One Diospyros lotus cultivar Yz01 chromosome 1, ASM1463336v1, whole genome shotgun sequence genomic window carries:
- the LOC127789960 gene encoding uncharacterized protein LOC127789960 encodes MAANSLSISLPPQFAGENYQIWSAKMAAYLKAYDLWEVVEIGRDPPPLPDNPTIAQVKHHSEQVAKKFKALSCIHQAVSESIFTRIMACETANEAWDRLKKKFQGTKKNRQMQLLNLRREFETLKMKNSESVKEYMNRVVKVVNQIRLLGDEFPESRIVEKDSKDLSKLTLSELANAFQGVEQRRALRQEEASEGAFRVAHKEGMRSNKWERKQASDRKEKEKKESEGSKGKGRRKYPPCSHCKGTSHAERYCWYRPGIQCRSCKQFGYMEKVYKNKTQ; translated from the exons ATGGCAGCCAACAGTCTTTCCATTTCACTACCACCACAATTTGCAGGAGAGAACTACCAAATCTGGAGTGCTAAAATGGCAgcctatttaaaggcatatGATTTGTGGGAAGTGGTCGAGATAGGTAGGGATCCACCACCATTGCCAGACAATCCAACCATAGCTCAAGTGAAACATCATAGTGAGCAAGTGGCTAAGAAATTTAAGGCTCTGTCATGCATTCATCAAGCAGTCTCAGAGAGCATTTTCACAAGAATTATGGCTTGTGAAACAGCTAACGAAGCCTGGGACAGATTGAAAAAGAAGTTCCAAGGAACTAAAAAGAATAGGCAGATGCAGCTGCTAAACTTGAGAAGAGAGTTTGAAACTCTCAAAATGAAGAATTCTGAATCTGTAAAGGAATACATGAATAGAGTAGTGAAGGTAGTGAATCAGATTAGGCTGCTTGGAGATGAGTTTCCTGAATCAAGGATAGTTGAGAAG GATTCCAAAGACCTTTCAAAACTCACTCTCTCAGAGTTAGCTAATGCTTTTCAAGGAGTTGAACAAAGAAGAGCTCTAAGGCAAGAAGAGGCTTCTGAAGGTGCATTTAGGGTGGCTCATAAAGAAGGAATGCGGTCCAATAAATGGGAGAGGAAGCAAGCCAGtgatagaaaagagaaagagaagaaagaatcaGAAGGAAGcaagggaaaaggaagaagaaaatatccTCCATGCTCACATTGTAAGGGAACTAGTCATGCTGAGAGATATTGCTGGTACAGACCAGGAATTCAGTGTAGATCTTGCAAACAATTTGGTTATATGGAAAAAGTTTACAAGAACAAAACTCAGTAG